One genomic region from Vibrio cyclitrophicus encodes:
- a CDS encoding Tex family protein encodes MSQAICRLIAEELNVRSEQVTAAVNLIDDGNTVPFIARYRKEVTGGLDDTQLRNLDSRLSYLRELDDRRQTILKSIQDQGKLTPELERDITQADSKTRLEDLYLPYKPKRRTKGQIAIEAGLEPLADTLWNEPQHDPETEAANFISSDKGIADTKAALDGARAIIMERIAEDANLLEKIRQHLNRNAELVARVVTGKEHEGEKFKDYFEHNETLNKVPSHRALAMLRGRNEGFLTLAMNADPEQEEGVRGSYCENIISDHYGITLSSAPADAWRKQVISWAWRIKVSMHMETELMGAMKERAEIEAIEVFATNLKDLLMAAPAGPRATLGLDPGLRTGSKIAVVDSTGKVLATETIYPHPPQKQYDKSAHVVEQMVRKYNVDLIAIGNGTASRETDSFVADVIKRSNLTAQKIIVSEAGASVYSASELAAKEFPNMDVSIRGAVSIARRLQDPLAELVKIDPKSIGVGQYQHDVSQTMLAKRLDAIVEDCVNAVGVDVNTASAALLTRVAGLSNTIAQNIVDYRDENGRFEARTTLKKVARLGPKAFEQCAGFLRIMDGKNPLDASSVHPEAYPLVKAIAEKNHKDIKSLVGNTDFLRGLHAIDYTNESFGVPTVTDIIKELDKPGRDPRPEFKTATFADGVNSISDLEPGMILEGVVSNVANFGAFVDIGVHQDGLVHISALTDRFVSDPREVVKAGDIVKVKVMEVDVQRKRIALSMRMKDEPGQDNRAQRSSAPRTQNRPNQNSQGGQRRREEPQQNAAMGGAFAAAFAKAKK; translated from the coding sequence ATGAGCCAAGCTATCTGTCGACTGATTGCTGAAGAACTGAATGTTCGTTCAGAGCAAGTCACCGCCGCAGTAAACCTAATTGACGACGGTAACACCGTTCCCTTTATTGCCCGCTACCGTAAAGAAGTCACGGGTGGCTTAGACGATACCCAACTACGTAACCTTGATAGCCGCCTTTCATACCTTCGCGAGCTCGACGATCGTCGCCAAACGATTCTTAAGTCGATTCAAGATCAAGGTAAGCTCACGCCAGAGTTAGAGCGGGATATCACTCAAGCCGACAGTAAGACGCGCCTAGAAGATCTATACCTGCCATACAAACCAAAGCGTCGTACCAAAGGTCAGATCGCGATTGAAGCGGGCCTAGAACCCCTAGCCGATACGCTATGGAATGAACCACAGCACGATCCTGAAACTGAAGCCGCTAACTTCATCAGCAGCGATAAAGGCATCGCCGATACTAAAGCCGCACTCGATGGTGCACGTGCGATCATCATGGAACGCATTGCTGAAGATGCAAACCTGCTTGAGAAAATTCGCCAACACCTAAACCGCAATGCTGAGCTAGTGGCTCGTGTCGTTACGGGGAAAGAACATGAAGGCGAGAAATTCAAAGACTATTTCGAACACAACGAAACACTCAACAAAGTGCCTTCTCACCGTGCGCTTGCTATGTTGCGAGGTCGAAATGAAGGCTTCCTAACGCTGGCAATGAATGCAGACCCAGAGCAAGAAGAAGGTGTACGTGGTTCTTACTGCGAGAACATCATCTCTGATCACTATGGCATTACTCTAAGCAGCGCACCTGCAGATGCATGGCGTAAGCAAGTGATTAGCTGGGCATGGCGCATCAAGGTTTCTATGCACATGGAAACCGAATTGATGGGTGCGATGAAAGAGCGTGCAGAGATCGAAGCGATTGAAGTGTTCGCAACTAACCTTAAAGACCTGCTGATGGCAGCGCCGGCTGGACCTCGTGCAACCTTGGGCTTGGATCCGGGTTTACGTACCGGTTCGAAAATCGCGGTGGTAGATTCAACCGGTAAAGTTCTGGCGACAGAAACCATTTACCCTCACCCGCCTCAAAAACAATACGACAAATCTGCGCACGTTGTTGAGCAAATGGTTCGTAAATACAATGTTGATTTAATTGCGATTGGTAACGGTACGGCTTCACGCGAAACCGACAGCTTTGTTGCTGATGTAATTAAGCGTAGCAACCTAACAGCACAAAAAATCATTGTCAGCGAAGCCGGCGCATCGGTTTACTCTGCTTCTGAGCTAGCGGCAAAAGAATTCCCGAACATGGATGTATCGATTCGTGGTGCGGTATCTATTGCGCGTCGTCTGCAAGATCCACTGGCAGAGCTGGTGAAGATTGACCCTAAATCGATCGGTGTGGGCCAATACCAACATGATGTTAGCCAAACTATGCTCGCTAAGCGCCTAGATGCGATTGTCGAAGACTGTGTAAACGCGGTTGGTGTTGATGTGAATACCGCTTCTGCTGCGCTTCTAACTCGTGTTGCTGGTCTTTCTAACACCATCGCTCAGAACATCGTAGATTACCGCGATGAAAATGGTCGCTTTGAAGCGCGTACTACGCTGAAGAAAGTTGCTCGTTTAGGGCCAAAAGCCTTTGAACAGTGTGCTGGCTTCCTACGTATTATGGATGGTAAGAATCCACTAGACGCATCTTCGGTTCACCCAGAAGCTTACCCATTGGTGAAAGCCATCGCCGAGAAAAACCACAAAGACATCAAATCTCTGGTCGGCAATACAGATTTCTTACGAGGTTTACATGCGATTGATTACACCAACGAAAGCTTTGGTGTACCCACAGTAACCGACATTATTAAAGAGCTGGATAAACCGGGTCGAGATCCTCGTCCTGAGTTCAAGACTGCGACCTTCGCTGATGGCGTGAATAGCATATCTGACTTAGAACCTGGCATGATCTTAGAAGGTGTGGTTTCAAACGTGGCAAACTTTGGTGCGTTCGTGGATATTGGCGTACACCAAGACGGCTTGGTGCACATTTCAGCACTGACCGATCGTTTTGTTTCTGATCCGCGTGAAGTGGTAAAAGCCGGTGACATCGTGAAAGTGAAGGTAATGGAAGTTGATGTTCAACGTAAACGTATTGCGCTAAGCATGCGCATGAAAGATGAGCCTGGACAAGACAACCGTGCACAGCGCTCAAGCGCGCCTCGCACGCAAAACCGCCCGAACCAAAATTCACAAGGCGGACAACGCCGTCGCGAAGAGCCGCAACAAAACGCTGCGATGGGTGGTGCGTTCGCTGCTGCTTTTGCAAAAGCGAAAAAGTAA
- the bioH gene encoding pimeloyl-ACP methyl ester esterase BioH yields MSDALYWHVSGQGPDLVLVHGWGMNGAVWQQTVTALESDFRVHVVDLPGYGHSSHCHAQDLEEIALQLLADAPKQAIWVGWSLGGLVATHMALHHSDYVSKLVTVASSPKFAAAKEPVLWRGIQPNVLTAFTEQLVEDFQTTIERFMALQAMGSPSARQDVKQLKQAVLSRPLPNPDSLLAGLKMLSDVDLREQLPEISVPMLRLYGRLDGLVPVKVVKDLRNALPDTEQYIFTQSSHAPFMTEADAFCSELVSFAQK; encoded by the coding sequence ATGAGTGACGCGTTGTATTGGCATGTTTCAGGGCAAGGTCCTGATTTGGTTCTGGTTCACGGCTGGGGAATGAACGGTGCGGTATGGCAACAAACGGTCACTGCGTTAGAGTCTGATTTCCGAGTTCATGTTGTCGATCTGCCGGGTTATGGACACAGCTCTCACTGCCACGCTCAAGATCTTGAAGAGATAGCTCTGCAACTGTTGGCCGATGCCCCTAAGCAAGCTATTTGGGTCGGTTGGTCACTCGGTGGCTTGGTCGCGACGCATATGGCTCTGCATCATTCAGATTATGTAAGCAAATTAGTGACGGTCGCCAGTTCTCCCAAATTCGCCGCTGCAAAAGAACCTGTTTTGTGGCGAGGTATTCAACCCAATGTATTAACGGCTTTCACTGAACAGTTAGTGGAAGACTTTCAGACCACCATCGAACGCTTTATGGCATTGCAAGCCATGGGCAGCCCTTCAGCAAGGCAAGATGTAAAACAGCTCAAGCAAGCAGTGCTTTCACGTCCGTTGCCGAATCCAGATTCTTTATTGGCGGGCCTAAAGATGCTGTCGGACGTCGACCTGCGTGAACAGCTCCCTGAGATTTCAGTGCCTATGCTGCGTTTATACGGTCGATTAGATGGATTGGTGCCAGTGAAAGTGGTCAAAGATCTGAGAAATGCGCTACCCGATACCGAGCAATACATCTTCACACAGTCGTCCCATGCGCCGTTTATGACAGAAGCCGATGCCTTTTGCAGTGAACTGGTCAGCTTCGCGCAAAAATAA
- a CDS encoding ComF family protein, whose translation MLSDWLQKNTPRLVTSQCHLCKLDKLPNDTHPRWCQSCLDLFCQQPRCQRCGLKTLLTVEQCGQCLSQPPPWHHLYCVGDYTFPTARYIQQMKYADKFWFARDLSKLLAPHIQHPAPLITGVPLHWTRYLHRGFNQSQLLAHYTAQELNVKSAVLFRRTRSTASQQGLTKSARQNNLEDAFTLRNTNFSTNDDSHVAIIDDVVTTGSTVYQLCQLLLEVGVKRIDIYCICRTPEPSG comes from the coding sequence ATGTTATCTGATTGGCTACAAAAAAACACACCACGCCTGGTCACATCTCAGTGCCACCTATGCAAGCTAGACAAACTCCCCAATGATACTCATCCTCGATGGTGTCAGTCTTGCCTCGATCTCTTTTGCCAACAGCCACGCTGCCAACGATGTGGGTTAAAAACACTGCTCACAGTCGAGCAGTGTGGTCAATGCTTGTCTCAGCCTCCACCTTGGCATCATCTCTATTGTGTAGGTGACTACACCTTTCCAACGGCGCGTTATATCCAACAAATGAAATACGCCGATAAGTTCTGGTTCGCTCGCGATCTATCAAAATTGTTAGCGCCACATATTCAGCACCCAGCGCCTTTGATTACCGGTGTTCCCTTACATTGGACTCGATACCTTCATCGAGGTTTTAACCAAAGCCAGTTATTGGCACATTACACAGCTCAGGAGCTGAATGTTAAAAGTGCGGTTTTATTTCGTCGAACTCGATCAACCGCTTCGCAGCAAGGGTTAACCAAATCAGCAAGGCAGAACAACCTGGAAGACGCTTTCACGCTGCGCAATACGAATTTTTCAACGAACGATGACTCTCACGTCGCGATAATTGATGATGTTGTAACCACAGGCAGTACAGTGTATCAATTATGCCAATTACTACTTGAAGTGGGCGTGAAAAGGATTGATATTTACTGCATCTGCCGCACTCCTGAGCCCTCTGGATAA
- the nfuA gene encoding Fe-S biogenesis protein NfuA: protein MSNITITETAQTHFANLLSQQPEGTNIRVFVVNPGTQNAECGVSYCPTDAIEASDTKLSFDAFSAYVDELSLPFLDEAEIDFVTDKMGSQLTLKAPNAKMRKVSDDAPLVERVEYAIQTQVNPQLAGHGGHVSLVEITEDGAAIVAFGGGCNGCSMVDVTLKEGIEKELLQQFEGELTAVRDATEHDRGEHSYY from the coding sequence GTGTCAAATATTACTATTACAGAAACAGCTCAAACTCACTTTGCCAATCTGCTGTCACAGCAGCCTGAAGGTACAAACATTCGTGTGTTCGTGGTAAATCCAGGCACACAAAACGCTGAGTGTGGTGTTTCTTACTGCCCAACAGATGCTATCGAAGCATCGGATACAAAGCTTTCTTTCGACGCATTCTCTGCATACGTTGATGAGCTAAGCCTGCCATTTCTAGACGAAGCTGAAATCGACTTCGTGACCGATAAAATGGGATCTCAGCTCACACTGAAAGCACCAAACGCTAAGATGCGTAAAGTTTCTGATGATGCACCACTTGTAGAACGCGTTGAATACGCAATTCAAACACAAGTTAACCCGCAACTTGCAGGCCACGGTGGTCACGTAAGCTTGGTAGAAATCACTGAAGATGGCGCTGCTATCGTTGCATTCGGCGGTGGCTGTAACGGTTGTTCTATGGTTGATGTAACGCTAAAAGAAGGCATCGAGAAAGAACTTCTTCAACAATTCGAAGGTGAACTGACTGCAGTTCGCGATGCCACTGAGCACGATCGCGGTGAGCACTCTTACTACTAA
- the nudE gene encoding ADP compounds hydrolase NudE, which yields MTKRTKPEILAQQTVAQSKLFSIESLDLRFSNGEERTYERMKPSGRNAVMMVPITEQGDILLVREYAAGTERYELGFPKGLIDPGEQPNEAAVRELKEEIGFGANKLTPLKEVILAPSYFSSKMTLFIAEELYPEKLEGDEPEPLDIVRWPLAQAEELLTHLDFCEARSITALLLTLRVLNN from the coding sequence ATGACAAAAAGGACCAAGCCAGAGATTTTGGCTCAGCAAACTGTCGCTCAATCAAAACTATTCTCTATCGAGTCTCTCGATTTACGCTTTTCAAACGGTGAAGAGCGCACTTACGAACGCATGAAGCCTAGTGGTCGCAATGCAGTAATGATGGTTCCGATTACTGAGCAAGGCGATATTCTATTAGTGCGTGAATACGCCGCGGGTACTGAGCGTTATGAATTAGGCTTTCCAAAAGGTCTCATTGACCCAGGAGAGCAGCCTAATGAAGCCGCCGTTCGCGAATTAAAAGAAGAGATAGGCTTTGGTGCCAACAAGCTTACCCCGCTAAAAGAAGTGATTCTCGCGCCCTCTTACTTCTCTAGCAAAATGACACTATTCATCGCAGAAGAGCTCTATCCAGAGAAATTAGAAGGTGATGAGCCTGAGCCGCTGGATATTGTTCGCTGGCCACTTGCTCAAGCTGAAGAGCTATTAACACATCTCGACTTCTGTGAGGCTCGCAGTATTACCGCCCTACTATTAACCCTTCGAGTCTTAAACAATTAG
- the cysQ gene encoding 3'(2'),5'-bisphosphate nucleotidase CysQ, with translation MPITKDLSHLLPSVIEIARSAGQLILEIYEKKDYEEFTKSDDTPVTSADLAAHKLISKKLTELTPDIPVLSEEAADISLEQRSQWDRYWLVDPLDGTQEFIARSGDFATIIALIEHNKPVMGVVYAPVSGVSYYAYSGKGAWKIPDLNDSVKIKTHHHELPNQSIAMAISRRQDINRITSRMSSAWNYDLVPLGSAALKACLVAEGAVDCYLRIGPTGEWDTAATQCIVEEAGGRILSTQLEPLSYNERDTLENPNFIVLGDADLPWAEILKNKN, from the coding sequence ATGCCAATAACAAAAGATTTATCTCATCTCCTTCCCTCTGTCATTGAGATTGCTCGCTCTGCAGGGCAACTCATCTTAGAGATCTATGAGAAAAAAGATTACGAAGAGTTCACCAAAAGCGATGACACACCTGTCACCAGTGCCGATCTCGCCGCACATAAGCTGATCTCGAAAAAACTCACTGAACTCACACCTGATATTCCCGTTTTATCTGAAGAAGCCGCCGACATCAGCCTAGAGCAGCGTTCTCAATGGGATCGCTACTGGTTGGTTGACCCACTCGATGGCACGCAAGAATTCATCGCTCGAAGTGGCGACTTTGCAACAATCATCGCCTTAATTGAGCACAACAAGCCAGTAATGGGCGTGGTGTATGCGCCAGTTTCAGGGGTGAGCTATTACGCTTATAGCGGTAAAGGCGCTTGGAAAATTCCAGACCTCAACGACAGCGTGAAAATCAAAACGCATCATCACGAGCTACCAAACCAATCGATCGCGATGGCGATCAGTCGTCGTCAAGACATCAACCGCATCACTAGCCGTATGAGCTCAGCTTGGAACTATGACTTGGTTCCACTAGGTTCCGCTGCACTTAAGGCATGTTTAGTGGCGGAAGGCGCTGTGGACTGTTACCTAAGAATAGGCCCAACCGGCGAGTGGGATACCGCAGCAACGCAATGTATTGTTGAAGAAGCGGGAGGCCGAATCCTAAGCACTCAATTAGAGCCGCTTTCTTATAACGAAAGAGATACGCTTGAGAACCCGAACTTCATTGTACTTGGTGATGCAGACTTACCTTGGGCTGAGATACTGAAAAATAAGAACTAG
- a CDS encoding DUF7151 family protein, giving the protein MNKQWSRKTLIATSVASILLAGCGGDGSSSDSSSSGGAVQKDALISTLTLPVGDSECTNGGLKVIAGYDDNENDVLEDSEHVSNKTICHDGTNNTQQEGSDIFNQALVSVALIAKTDTRCDVGGQLVTLGVDTNNNSILDSSEVKSSEVLCSIGADFAPSAVINSITANPAIVAASAQTTLTATISNLQSSDKVTWYNGNGDELTTSDPLQITVQAGAAVGQEKYQLSIETTNDQGQIVLQTKEIIITVAEAPAPTQSVVLDSQQVFLPEGYTTSALTGDVTGTIIYAEPVTTIAAASTKSSLPTPDNTELAGFVAERGALTGQTTAQEILVTGVSAFASKLNSAQVVQTSLTTLENGDVNATYKITLQTGLKLTDILNTLINQVAVNKVGGTASALVPAASEVIQTEYQLDITTSYNKVADSAVITSTLVQNDKVLNYSDLIVSTTSESIQASKDATLQLQNDTFTALDQTTSKADFLFVIDNSGSMGDEQQAISDLTVAFTDTIQNAGVDFMVGTITTDSDKLRGNGFTNDLEQIAKDFKPGTWGSSNERGIYNSELALQKGGTVELAGYPRAGASLSVVIMSDEPSHYKQYNTSEFDPNNNLFLDNGYRVYSIVNPSDAARSQYDDLATTTLGKTLNINVTSEYKAFVEVMAKNAGASSAGYKLSKAEAQHILSSSILVTVNGTKVNRNSSNGWQYYPLSESIVFTGAAIPTQGADIVIAYQYVDDSK; this is encoded by the coding sequence ATGAACAAACAGTGGTCTAGAAAAACATTAATCGCAACTTCGGTTGCATCTATACTCCTTGCTGGGTGCGGCGGTGATGGTAGCTCCTCAGATAGTTCATCAAGTGGAGGGGCTGTACAGAAAGATGCATTAATTTCTACGTTAACTCTACCTGTTGGAGATTCGGAATGTACTAATGGTGGCTTGAAAGTTATTGCTGGTTACGATGATAACGAAAATGACGTACTAGAAGATAGTGAACATGTTTCCAACAAAACTATTTGTCACGATGGGACAAATAATACCCAGCAAGAAGGTAGCGATATCTTCAATCAAGCTCTAGTGTCGGTTGCTTTAATAGCTAAAACGGACACCAGATGTGATGTAGGAGGGCAACTTGTTACTCTTGGGGTAGATACTAACAATAATAGTATTCTTGATAGCAGCGAAGTTAAGTCGTCAGAAGTATTGTGTAGTATAGGGGCTGATTTCGCGCCAAGTGCCGTAATCAACTCAATTACAGCTAATCCGGCCATCGTTGCTGCAAGCGCACAAACAACGCTAACCGCAACCATCAGTAACCTTCAATCGAGTGATAAAGTCACTTGGTATAACGGAAATGGGGATGAATTAACCACATCCGACCCACTCCAAATCACTGTTCAGGCGGGAGCTGCTGTCGGCCAAGAGAAGTATCAACTCAGCATTGAAACGACCAACGATCAAGGTCAAATCGTACTACAAACCAAAGAGATCATCATCACCGTCGCGGAAGCTCCTGCGCCAACACAGTCTGTCGTTCTCGACAGCCAACAAGTGTTCTTACCTGAAGGTTATACAACCAGTGCTCTTACTGGTGATGTAACAGGTACTATTATCTACGCTGAGCCTGTGACTACTATTGCGGCCGCTTCGACAAAAAGCTCACTTCCAACACCAGATAACACTGAACTTGCAGGGTTTGTTGCAGAGAGAGGGGCATTAACGGGACAAACAACAGCTCAAGAAATCCTTGTTACTGGGGTTAGTGCTTTTGCATCTAAACTAAATAGTGCCCAAGTAGTACAAACCTCTCTAACCACTTTGGAAAATGGTGATGTTAATGCAACCTACAAGATCACATTACAAACTGGGTTAAAACTCACGGACATTCTGAATACTCTAATAAATCAAGTAGCCGTGAATAAAGTTGGGGGGACAGCTAGTGCCCTGGTTCCTGCGGCTTCTGAAGTAATACAAACTGAGTACCAACTTGATATTACAACTAGTTACAACAAGGTTGCAGACAGTGCAGTTATTACCAGTACATTAGTGCAGAACGACAAGGTTTTGAATTACTCAGATCTGATTGTCTCAACGACTTCAGAAAGTATTCAGGCATCTAAAGATGCAACACTGCAACTACAAAATGATACGTTTACCGCGCTTGATCAAACGACCTCTAAGGCAGACTTCCTGTTTGTTATTGATAATTCAGGCAGCATGGGCGATGAGCAGCAAGCGATCAGTGATTTGACTGTAGCCTTTACAGACACCATTCAAAACGCGGGTGTGGACTTCATGGTTGGTACCATTACCACAGATTCAGATAAACTTCGCGGGAATGGCTTTACTAATGACTTAGAACAGATTGCAAAAGACTTTAAACCTGGTACATGGGGAAGTAGTAATGAACGTGGGATCTATAATTCAGAACTTGCACTCCAAAAAGGAGGTACGGTTGAACTTGCAGGATACCCAAGAGCTGGCGCTTCACTCTCAGTCGTCATCATGAGTGATGAACCAAGTCACTACAAACAGTACAATACTTCAGAATTTGACCCTAACAACAATTTGTTCCTTGATAACGGCTATCGAGTTTACTCTATTGTCAATCCGTCGGATGCCGCTCGCAGTCAATATGATGACCTCGCGACAACAACTTTAGGTAAAACTCTAAACATCAATGTCACTTCTGAGTACAAGGCGTTTGTTGAGGTGATGGCCAAAAATGCAGGGGCTTCAAGTGCAGGTTATAAGCTTTCTAAAGCTGAAGCACAACATATTCTTTCATCATCGATTCTAGTCACCGTTAACGGCACGAAAGTAAACCGTAACTCTTCGAACGGTTGGCAATATTACCCACTGTCTGAATCTATCGTGTTTACAGGGGCTGCCATTCCAACACAAGGCGCTGATATTGTGATTGCTTATCAATATGTGGATGACTCAAAGTAA
- a CDS encoding type II secretion system protein N, which yields MKRGISLKYSLLFSGIFIVFFSVSLLLHLPASFALKHAPVVRGLSIEGVEGTVWQGSANNIVWQRVNYGSVQWDFQFSKLLQAKAELAVRFGRNSAMNLSGKGRVGYSMSGAYAENLVASMPAMNVMKYAPVIPVPVAIGGQVELTIKHAVHAQPWCQSGEGTLAWSGAAVDSPVGALDLGPVIADISCEDSTIAAKGVQKSTQVESEFSASLTPNQRYTSATWFKPGAEFPPTMQNQLKWLGNPDNQGKYQFTYQGRF from the coding sequence GTGAAACGCGGTATATCGTTAAAATACAGCCTGCTATTCAGCGGCATCTTTATCGTTTTTTTCTCAGTAAGTTTGTTGCTGCACTTACCGGCTTCTTTTGCTCTCAAACATGCACCTGTGGTACGCGGTTTAAGTATCGAAGGTGTTGAAGGTACCGTTTGGCAAGGCAGTGCTAACAATATCGTGTGGCAGCGTGTTAATTACGGCTCAGTACAGTGGGACTTCCAGTTTTCTAAACTCCTACAGGCTAAAGCTGAGCTCGCGGTTCGTTTTGGTCGTAATAGCGCTATGAACTTATCAGGCAAAGGACGTGTCGGGTACAGCATGAGCGGCGCGTATGCCGAAAACTTAGTGGCTTCAATGCCTGCTATGAACGTGATGAAATACGCACCAGTGATCCCAGTCCCGGTTGCTATTGGCGGACAAGTTGAACTGACGATTAAGCATGCGGTTCATGCTCAACCTTGGTGCCAATCGGGCGAAGGCACGCTTGCTTGGTCTGGCGCTGCCGTTGATTCCCCTGTGGGTGCGCTAGATCTCGGCCCTGTGATTGCTGACATCAGCTGTGAAGACAGTACAATTGCAGCCAAAGGCGTTCAGAAGAGCACTCAAGTAGAGAGTGAGTTCTCGGCGAGTCTAACACCTAACCAGCGCTACACATCTGCAACGTGGTTTAAACCGGGGGCTGAATTCCCGCCAACGATGCAAAATCAGCTTAAATGGTTGGGGAATCCAGATAACCAAGGTAAGTATCAATTTACCTACCAAGGTCGATTTTAA
- a CDS encoding type II secretion system protein M, with protein MRNMIEPLQAWWTSISQREQRLVIGCSILLILGIVYWGLIQPLSQRAELAQSRIQSEKQLLAWVTNKANEVVELRGSGGISASQPLNQSVPASMRRFNIELIRVQPRGEMLQVWVKPVPFNKFVDWLTYLKEKQGVEVEFMDIDRSDSPGVIDVNRLQFKRG; from the coding sequence ATGAGAAATATGATTGAACCACTCCAAGCGTGGTGGACTTCAATAAGTCAGAGGGAACAACGATTAGTCATTGGTTGTTCTATTTTATTGATACTGGGTATTGTCTATTGGGGATTAATACAACCACTTAGCCAACGAGCTGAGCTGGCGCAGAGCCGTATTCAAAGTGAGAAGCAATTGCTGGCTTGGGTTACGAATAAAGCCAATGAAGTGGTTGAATTAAGAGGCAGCGGCGGCATCAGTGCGAGCCAGCCTTTAAACCAGTCGGTACCCGCTTCTATGCGTCGTTTTAACATCGAGCTGATCCGTGTACAACCACGTGGCGAGATGCTGCAAGTGTGGGTAAAGCCGGTGCCATTTAATAAGTTCGTAGACTGGCTGACATACCTGAAAGAAAAGCAGGGTGTTGAGGTTGAATTTATGGATATTGATCGCTCTGATAGCCCTGGGGTTATTGATGTCAACCGACTACAGTTTAAACGAGGTTAG
- the gspL gene encoding type II secretion system protein GspL, translating into MSEFLTVRLSSEPQSPVQWLVWSTSQQEVIASGELSSWEQLGELTPYAEKRSCIALLPGNECLIKRVEIPKGAARQFDSMLPFLLEDEVAQDIEDLHLTILDKDTTHATVCGVEHEWLRQALGNFREANIIFRKVLPDTLAVPLEEHGISALQIDQHWLLRQGNSQRQGHYQAVSISEAWLPMFLQSDWVADDAEQPTTIFSYTAMPSDDVQQQSGVNWQAKPAELVMSLLSQQAIASSVNLLTGTFKTKSSFSKYWRVWQKVAIAACLLVAVIVTQQVLKVQQYEAQAQAYRMESERIFRAVLPGKQRIPTVSYLKRQMNDEAKKYGGSGEGDSLLGWLALLPETLGKVTSIEVESIRYDGNRSEVRLQAKSSNFQHFETAREKLEQKFSVEQGPLNRNGDAVFGSFTLKPRQ; encoded by the coding sequence GTGAGCGAGTTTCTGACCGTTCGACTGAGTAGCGAACCACAAAGCCCTGTGCAGTGGTTAGTTTGGTCGACAAGCCAACAAGAAGTGATAGCAAGTGGTGAATTGTCGAGCTGGGAACAGCTTGGTGAATTAACACCTTACGCTGAAAAGCGCAGTTGTATTGCTTTATTGCCGGGAAATGAGTGCTTAATTAAGCGTGTTGAGATCCCGAAAGGTGCTGCTCGCCAGTTCGACTCTATGCTGCCATTTTTGTTAGAAGACGAAGTGGCACAAGATATCGAAGACTTGCACTTAACCATTTTAGATAAAGATACCACTCATGCCACGGTATGTGGTGTTGAGCATGAATGGTTAAGACAAGCGCTAGGTAATTTTCGTGAAGCCAATATTATCTTTCGCAAGGTCTTGCCAGATACACTCGCTGTGCCTTTGGAAGAGCACGGCATTAGTGCATTGCAGATAGACCAACATTGGCTGTTACGCCAAGGTAACTCTCAACGCCAAGGTCACTATCAAGCGGTATCGATCAGCGAAGCATGGTTGCCGATGTTTTTGCAAAGTGACTGGGTTGCTGACGATGCAGAACAACCTACGACTATCTTCAGCTATACAGCGATGCCGAGTGACGATGTTCAACAGCAAAGTGGTGTGAATTGGCAAGCTAAGCCTGCTGAGTTGGTGATGTCTCTATTGAGCCAACAAGCGATCGCAAGCAGTGTGAATTTACTGACTGGCACCTTTAAAACTAAATCTTCATTCAGTAAATATTGGCGCGTATGGCAGAAAGTAGCGATTGCTGCTTGCTTGCTGGTGGCCGTGATTGTGACTCAACAAGTGTTAAAGGTTCAGCAATACGAAGCGCAAGCACAAGCTTACCGCATGGAGAGTGAACGTATCTTTAGAGCCGTACTACCAGGCAAGCAACGCATTCCGACCGTGAGTTACCTCAAGCGTCAAATGAACGATGAAGCTAAGAAATACGGTGGCTCGGGTGAGGGCGATTCCTTACTCGGCTGGTTAGCGCTGCTGCCAGAGACCTTAGGCAAAGTGACATCGATCGAAGTTGAAAGTATTCGTTACGACGGTAACCGCTCTGAGGTTCGACTGCAGGCGAAAAGTTCGAATTTTCAGCACTTTGAGACTGCCAGAGAGAAACTCGAACAGAAATTTTCCGTGGAACAAGGCCCACTAAATCGCAATGGTGATGCTGTCTTTGGCAGTTTTACTCTTAAACCCCGTCAATAA